A window of Pyrinomonadaceae bacterium genomic DNA:
TTTCTCGGTGGATGAATCGATGCGGCCTGAGCGCGCGGTTATCAGCCGCGTTGAGCCGTCGGCCTCTTTTGTTTGAATAAAGACACCGCCCCACTGGCCGCGCGATTTGTCGCCTTCGCGGACGTAGATGACGTATCCCGGAATGTCCGTCGTGAAAGTTTGCGGCTCAACCGGCGAGTCGAGTTTGTAAAGCGCGGCGCGCGCCCCCAGAGCGCGCAAGTCCTGTTGGGCGTGTGGGGCTTCACTAAGATTGAGTTGCAGAGCGGCCACGGTGGCAATCAGCCCGACTACCAACGCCGGCAGAACAATCTGCCAGCGGCTCACCCCCGCCGCACGCATCGCGATCAACTCGCTGTCACTACCCATGCGGCCAAGACCGATAATCGTTCCGGACAGGATCGCCATCGGGATAGTGAAGACCAGCACCGTGGGAAGCAGCGCGAGCGAGAGACCGTAAAGAAATTGCGCTGGGACGGTGGTGCGGAAGATGGTTTCAAAGTACCGGCCGCTCTGTTGGACAAACAGAATGCCGGTGAGCAGGACGAACGCCGCCGCCGCGTACGGAAGTATGGTGCGGAGAATGTAACGTTCAATTATTCGGCGGGATGCCATGAGTTAAACCACAGATTACATTCTTGGTCTTTGGTCTTTGGTCTTTGGTCTTTGGTCTTTGGTCTTTGAACTTTGATTTGAGCCTTCGTGCTCCTGTCGTCTGCCGCCCGCCCTCTGCCTCCTGCTGTCTCTTGCTTCTTTATCTGTGTAATCCGTGGATAACACGTCATCGCGCGGGAGCGACCATCGTGCGTGGACGTCGATCAAGCGCTCGAACAATCAGGCGGTGAGTGAACTCAGCAAGCTCGGCATCGGTTTGTGAGAACGTCGCCTGATACGTGTTTGCGAATTCCGACGGGCCCAGTCTTTGGCTGCTAATCAGAACTTGTTGAATCGCCGGCATCAACCTCGTCCCGATTCCACGGCTGCACGAAGCGCACCGCACCGCGCTTTCAAAATCCACGTATAGCGATTGCGCCGTAGTCGGCGCCGTGCCGCAAACTACACACTCACTCACGTCGGGAAACGAACCCGCCAAACGAAGCAGCCAGATTTCGAAATAACGCAGCACGAGGGTGGCCGCGTCAGGCGCAGCGGCCAGGGCCTCAACACACGCGTTAAGCATACGGAAGAGCTTGTCGTTGGCTTCATGCGGAGGCGCGAATTCCCCGATTAGTTCCGCCATGTAGCCGAGAACTTCCGCGACTTCAAGTTGTGCTGCAAGTTCAAAGTTGGACTTCACGATCTCCGCGCGCGACATCGTGACCAGATCCCGGTTTTCCTTTTCGTAGAAATCCAGGCGGATGACCGTGAACGGCTCAAGCGCAGCGCCAAAGCGACTCTTCATCCGGCGCGCGCCTTTGGCGACGGCGCGCACAAGCCCCGCGTCGCGCGTCAGGCAAACTACTATGCGATCAGCCTCAGCGAGGTTGTAGCTACGCAGGACAATGGCATCGGTGGTGACCAGGTTCACAACCAACCACGCTCCGAGAGGTTATGGAGAAGGAATGAAATACAGAATCCAGCCGAGGAGAAAGGCGATCGCGACGAATTCGCCAAAGACCTTAACTCCATAGATGAGCCGCTGACGCTCCGAGCCTTTTGCCGCAATACCGAACACGACCGCCGTCAGGGCCGCGAAGACAACCATCCATAGAACGTGTCTCATCGCTTTCTCCCCGCGGCGATATCAAATGCGTCAAGCATGACGAGATAATTCAACAAGCCGGCCACGAGCAGAAAAGTGTTTCCGTATTCATATGTGACGAGTTGCGCGTGTTCTGTAAACCCAACTCCCGCAATCCAGCAGAAGATATAAAGCAAACCCACACCGATGTTTGCGATCATTGGCAGCAACTGAAAGAAAACACTGAAGCCCTGTTCCTGACCGGTGACGCCGTAGAGATGGCCGCCGAGCCAGAGTCCGGTTAAGAACATCATCCACACCGCGCCGCCCGCCAAAGCGCCTCTGCGCCAACGCTTCTGCATCAGATGACCCGCGCCCGGAATCGCCCACGCGGCGAGCCCAACCAGCCACGCGAATCCGGGCGTCGATGCGTCGCGTTCTCTTTCCATTCTAGCTACCAAAGCTTTCGTCTCCTCGGTCTTTACCTGAAGTGATTTATTAACTCCAAAAGTGTCGATTGCCCTTATTTTAGGCCGTTCCTTAGCTGTCGGCCCTTCCACGGCTCAGAAAATCAATAAAGTAAGTGGGCCTTCCGGACGGCTTTAAAATCCTCTAAAGCCGGCTGCCAGGATTGGATGATCGCGTCGAGCGAATCGCCGCGCTCGATCTGCGCCCGCATCTCGGTCGTCCCCGAGATCACGTCAAACGGGTTGCGTTCGAACTCGTACTCGTACGGCGGATCCTTCCAACGAAAGTCGTTGCGGTACAGATCGTGGGCAGTCTTCACAATCGCCACGCCCGCAGAAACGGGCTCAAAGATCGCGCGGTCCGTAACTTGAATCTGCACACCACCACACGCTTTGCCGCCGTGCTTCTGAAAGGTCGGCATGAAACCGCATGACCGGAAAGCGACGCCCGGCAGGTTAAACCCCGCCAGCGCATCTGCGTACTCGTCAGCGTCGATATATGGAGCGCCAATCAGTTCGAAGGGTCGCGTAGTTCCCCGCCCTTCCGACATCTGCGTGCCTTCCAGATGAACTGTCCCCGGGAAGACCTTGCAACTGTCCGGGGTGGGAATGTTCGGCGACGGGAGAACCCAGGGGCCATCCGTGTCTTCATACCAGAGGTCGCGCGACCAACCACCCAACTCAATGACTTCCAATTCGCAGCCGATGCCGAAATGCCCGTTGAACAGACGTGCCAGTTCGCCCATGGTCATGCCGTGACGGGTAGGCAGCGAGAACTGTCCAACGAAGGATTCGTGTCCTCGTTCGGTTACATTGCCCGCCACCATCTCTCCGCCAATCGGGTTCGGGCGATCACAGACAATTACTTTCTTGCCGAGGCGTTTCGCGGCTCGCATGCAATTCGCCATCGTGTACGCGAAGGTGTAGATGCGACAGCCGACGCCCTGAAGATCGACAACGATCACATCGACGTTGCGCAGCATCTCGTCAGTCGGCTCGCGTGTTTCGCTGTAGAGCGAATAGATCGGAACCTGCGTGCGACGATCGACGGCATGCCCTGTCTCGATCATGTTGTCCTGCACGTCGCCGCGAATGCCATGCTGCGGACCGAACAGCGCAGTCAGGTTGATCTGCGAATGCTCGTGAAAGAGATCGGCAGCATGTCGAAAGCCATGATCGA
This region includes:
- the recO gene encoding DNA repair protein RecO; this encodes MNLVTTDAIVLRSYNLAEADRIVVCLTRDAGLVRAVAKGARRMKSRFGAALEPFTVIRLDFYEKENRDLVTMSRAEIVKSNFELAAQLEVAEVLGYMAELIGEFAPPHEANDKLFRMLNACVEALAAAPDAATLVLRYFEIWLLRLAGSFPDVSECVVCGTAPTTAQSLYVDFESAVRCASCSRGIGTRLMPAIQQVLISSQRLGPSEFANTYQATFSQTDAELAEFTHRLIVRALDRRPRTMVAPAR
- a CDS encoding DUF6677 family protein, yielding MERERDASTPGFAWLVGLAAWAIPGAGHLMQKRWRRGALAGGAVWMMFLTGLWLGGHLYGVTGQEQGFSVFFQLLPMIANIGVGLLYIFCWIAGVGFTEHAQLVTYEYGNTFLLVAGLLNYLVMLDAFDIAAGRKR
- a CDS encoding DUF1343 domain-containing protein, encoding MSNCRHQIKLGLERLLDERVASLAGVRVGLVCNQASVDHGFRHAADLFHEHSQINLTALFGPQHGIRGDVQDNMIETGHAVDRRTQVPIYSLYSETREPTDEMLRNVDVIVVDLQGVGCRIYTFAYTMANCMRAAKRLGKKVIVCDRPNPIGGEMVAGNVTERGHESFVGQFSLPTRHGMTMGELARLFNGHFGIGCELEVIELGGWSRDLWYEDTDGPWVLPSPNIPTPDSCKVFPGTVHLEGTQMSEGRGTTRPFELIGAPYIDADEYADALAGFNLPGVAFRSCGFMPTFQKHGGKACGGVQIQVTDRAIFEPVSAGVAIVKTAHDLYRNDFRWKDPPYEYEFERNPFDVISGTTEMRAQIERGDSLDAIIQSWQPALEDFKAVRKAHLLY